The Roseovarius sp. EL26 genome contains the following window.
ATTGAGGTCATTCGTATCATGGCTGCCGATCTCGAACCTAATTCACACTGGACATACGGATACAGCACACGCGTCAATTCAAAAGTAAATCTCTAACCAAAGGATTCTGCTCTTGCGCTATATGGCACAGTAAAAAATACGCCTGAAATAACCGTTTCAAAAACCGCAAGATCACATGCCAGCAGGCCGCATCACTGGGCTGACATCATGAAGTCCCACGATCACTCTATCCCTCTTTGCGTAACTATCATCACTCGGGTAGCGCCTTCTGCACGAAGTTCTTTTGCCAAGTTTACCAAAGTAATGGCGGACAACGCTTCATCCGGTACAACCCGCACCACATCGCGTTCATCCTGAGGGCGCGCGGCATAGAATGCCTGCGCCGAGGTGACGGTTTCACCCCGATATACAAGCCTGCCGTCTGAATGCACGACAAGCGTGTCAGGCGGCGCACGCCCTTCCAGATCAGATGTGCGCACAAGTTTGACATCTTTATCCAAAGGCTGGGACAGCGTGCCCGCGACCATGAAAAATACCAACATCAAAAAGACGATATTGATCAATGCAATTGTCGGCTCAATCCGCGTTCTTTGTCTTCGCTTGCGCATTACGACCCCAACACGTTGATACGTAACCGGTCGATACCGCGCAAAACGACAAGAACGTCAGTTAACCTTTGTGCCGTCACATCGTCCTGCAAGCTAACGATCACTGGGACGGTTTCAACATCAGGTGAAATCTCCGAAAATGTGCCAGGCAGCGCTTCCAAAGCTATATCCTGACCGTTCACGCGCAAAGTCTCTTCGCCCAGTTGAAGAAAGCTTTTTTTGACATCACTGCTCTTGCTACCGTCAGCGTTGGCGGTGGACAGCTCCACCTCGGCAAACTTGGAGAACGTCGAAGACAGCATGAAAAACAAGAGCAAGAGGAAAATGACGTCGATCAACGACGTCATCGTCAACCGCCGACGCCGTGTTTGTTTACGCATGGGCAGGGTCCGCTGCGACTGTACTATTGGCATTATGCCCGCTCTGTGGGCGTAAAATCGATGCAATCGCTCGTTCTGCGGTCACTCGTTCGGCGTCCATTCGTCCTTCGAACCAGCTGAGGACCATCGCTGTAGGCATTGCCACCGCAAGACCCACAGCGGTGGTTAATAGCGCCACCCAGATTCCGCCTGCCAGAAGCGAAGGATCAACTTGCGATCCGGCCTCTTGCAAAGATTGAAATGCTTCGATCATGCCCAGAACCGTACCAAATAGACCTAAAAGAGGCGCAAGTTGCGCCACGCTGTCCAAGAGACGAAAGCCACTTTCCAGACGGGCAAAACGCACTTCGGCTTCGGCTTCTAGCCGTTTAAGGTCTTCCGGCCCTGCGGAAAAAGCCATTTCCATGACCGGCGCAAGATAGCTCGTGGATGCATTCAATGCGTGGGCCGCAGTGCTACGGTCACCTCTGTCCCAAGCGGCAACAGAATCCTTCAATGCCCGGTGCCGCCCCACGCCAGCAGTAGAAAACTGCCATAACTTGTATAATATGGTTGCCAACGTAATGATCGAAACAAGAAGAAGGATCATGACCACCGGGCCGCCAAGATCGACCGTATAGCGCAGGCTTTCAATAATTTGGTTCATCCTATCACCTCAATCTTAGTACGTGTGCGCAAAACCAAACCGTCCTCGCATGCAGTGTCGGTCAATTGTGCCGCTTCACATGTATGTGCGCCATTGATCAGGACCTTGCTCAACCCTTCGCATGAAATACCCGAAACAGTAAATTGCCGCACCCGGGGTCGTTGAGCTGGCAAGGTGCCAAAATCAAATAAAGTCAGGCGATCCACCTGCCCATCTTTGTCAAACAAAACGGTTTCATACACCGCTTTCTCGATCTGTACGGCATGACCATTCAGCACTAAGAAAGACAAAGTACAGCTTTCAGCCTTGGATTTAACTGCATTCAATTCAATCGAAACAGCCGCACTCAGTTCATTGGATTGTGCCACAGTTTCTGCGGTGAACGTGAGGCTGGCAATGATCGCCCCGGCGACCAGTCGGATCATCTTCATTTTTCTTCCTTTTATGTCAAAGCAGCGTCTGCTCACTTGGAAAGTGTGTATTCTAGTTTTCAAATTCGGTCTCATCACCAATCCCAGTCGGTATAACATGTCAATCTCGGCAGGCTGAGCTATTGAAACCGGTATTGTGAAATGTGCTGACCAATTCATGCTATCGCCGGTTCCGATATACAAACGACATTCTTTTACTCGCACCTCCTGGAGGAGGAGGGAATGGAGCAGCGCTTCGCACCTGTGCACTGGCTGCACGGTCTATATCTGGTGATCCTGTACTACGAAGAACTCTGACCCAGGCCAATGTTCCGTCTGGATTGATCTCAAAAGACACCTGTGCCGTCCCTTGAGAACTGGCATATAGGATCGGAGAGCGATTTAACTGCATCAGCACCCGGCCGGCATAGTTGGTTATACTTGCATTTCCAGAATTTCGAGAGCCGCTAAAACCGGTGCCCTGAGATTGGCCACTACGGCGACCAGCAAACGGATCGGCACCGCCGCGTTTGTACGCAGCCAGCGGCGATTCTATAACGCCAACCGAACCCGATTTCTGCGCACCCCCAGATTGGCCCAACGCGGCGCCTAACGGCCGTGCCTTTGGCGGTCGTACCGACGTTTTAACGGCTGATTTTGAAAGAATATCAGCGTCTTCTGTCGCTAGAGTTTCAGGATCATCAGGCGCGGATGCAACGGTGACCTCAGGCAGCACAGGTTCCAATACTTCCTGCTCATCAGGTGTTTCCGGGGTAGGTGATGGCTCACTCACCGCCTCGCTGGTTAGCGCCTCTGCAGGGGCAATGCTGCCATCTGCGGTTCCTTCAGGTACCTCGGTCACATTATCTATCTCATCGGGTTGCAATGCTGCTACATCCGAATTCGTGTCATCTTCACCACCTGACGGCCCTGCGGAATCATCTGCTGAGGTTTCACTCTCAGATGGCTCTATAACATCCGGTTTAGTCGCCTCTCCTGTGCCCGTGTCAGGCGCCATCACGTCCTGAGGATTGTCAGATGCTACCAACGCTTGCGAGGTCGGCGCTTCCTCGATGACTGGTTCTGGTGGCGTCACACTTGGTGGATCAGGCGTCTGGACTGCCTCTGGTTTCGTCACAGTTGCTGCTTCAGCAAAATCTTCAAATGAACCGCCAACATCAGCCAGGTCAGATGCGCCGTTTTCCACTGATTGTTGCTGCAATTCCGGGGTTGTGAAGTTCAACCCCAAGCCGTGCACAAGCAGTGACAGAAGGACAGCGACGGCCGCAACAAAAACTGACCGCCTCATCATCCGAAGGCTCGCCTATGAAACCCCTCACTTAACCGGGTCAGGCAATGCTTAAGCGCATCGGCTCGCGGTTTAGTAAGGCTATAACGTAGAAACGGCATCGTCAGCTTCTCATCTGTGCAATGCCGGACACGCAGGGTTTTCGGCAGGTTCGGCTTCATCAGCTCTGCTATTTCTAACGAGAAACGCACTGCCATGAAAGGCAGGCCTACATCATTGTGATCAGATGGTCTAAGTTCCCGTGCTGCTGTAGTTTCCATCGTGATAATACGAGTCAAGACCCGCGGTAATCTCATGCAAAGGTAACGCAGATCGTAATGTTCCACGTGAGGATGTGAGCTCTAAAAATCCAGATCTGCGTAATGCGCAGGCGGTGGGAAGCCCGGCACTTGGTCGGTCAGAATTCTGCGAAAGGCCGGGCGAGATTTGATCTTGGCGTACCAGTCTTTGACCACATCCGAACGGTTCCAATCAACGTCACTGATATAGTCTAGCGAACTCAGGTGCGCGGCGGCGGCGAAATCGGCCAATGTCATCACATCGCCGGCCAGCCAGCGCCGGCGATCCAGAAGCCAGGCCATGTAATCAAGGTGATATTTGATCGCCTTAGCACCGGCTTTGACATTGGTACTGTCAGGAAAGCCCCGTTTCATCACCTTTTTGTTTACCCGCTCATAAACCAACTTTGAGGTCACCTCGTGGTGAAACTTGTCATCGAACCAGCTTACCATGCGACGGACTTCAAAGCGTTGCTTGGGGTCGTTGGGCATCAATTGCGGCTCGGGGTAAGCCTCCTCCAGATATTCACAAATGGCGCTGCTTTCGGCCATCACCATACCGTCAATTTTCAGCACAGGTACCTTGCCTGCCGGATTGCGGCGCAGAAAATCCGGGTCCTGTTCCCAATACCGTTCCTCGGTCAGCTCGCATTCAATACGCTTTTCCGCCAGTGACAGGCGAACTTTGCGACAAAACGGGGACAGGGGAACGTGGAACAGCTTGGCCATGACAATCTCTAGAAAGAATGGGTTTCATCCTCAATGCCCGGAATGATGGAGTTTTTCAATCCTCGAAACAATCAGCCCGGCCATCCCGGTCAATTGTTGCTGCCCCGTCCATGATAGATGAGGCCCGTTTCTTCATCCAGGCACTGGGATTTTTGGCAGAACGCCCCTTTGGGTCAGGTAAAACCGCCGCCAGCAGCGCCGCATGGCGTGCCGTCAATTTCGAGGGCGCAACATCAAAGTAATGACGCGACGCGGCGCCAACGCCGAACACGCCCTCATCAAATTCCGCAACATTCATGTATACCTCAACAATACGCCGCTTGTCCCAGGCCAGCTCAACCAACGGCGTCATCAGTGCTTCAAGCGCCTTACGCAGCCAGCTACGCCCGTGCCACAGATAAGTATTCTTGACCGTCTGCTGCGACAGGGTCGACGCACCACGCCCGCCACCATCCTCAATCGCATCGCGGATGGCATTCATGTCAAAACCCCAGTGATTACAGAAGTTGGCATCCTCGGCCGCCACAATCGACCGCGCCATCACGGGGGCCACTTCATCGATGCTCACCCAGCGATATGAAATCTTGCCAAGCCGGTGTTCTTCTTGTCCCATGTAATAGGTTTCAGGCGGCATCATCCAACGATGCGCCACCACAACGCCGACAATCACAACCACGATAAGGGTGGCAAATCGCAAACCCCAGCGCCGCAAAAACCGTATCGGGTTGATACGGGGTATTTTGCGGGATTTCTTTGACTTGCGTGATTTTGCCATATCCTCTTTGCTACCCTTGCCACGCCACAGATGCAAACGCAGAAATTGTGCAAAGGTTTATCATTTGTGTTTACCTCCCCGCATGTTAACAGCACATGAATGCAAGACGTATTTTTTCAGACTCTACCGTTTTTCCTAATGATCGGACTCGGCTTTGGGGCCGGGCGCAGTGGCTTTTTCAATGCAGAGGCCACCGCCTATCTGACCAAATTTGTGTTTTACTTCGCGTTGTCGGCCATGTTGTTTCGCTTTGCCGCGAACCTGTCACTGGCCGAACTGTTCGATCTGAACTTTGTGCTCGCCTATCTGTGCGGTTCGGCATTTGTCTATATCTTGGCCAGTGTCATTGCGATGCTACGTGGCATGAACATCGAGGAAACCGCGGTCGAGGCGCAATGCGCCGTGATTGGGAATGTGGGTTTCCTCGGTGTACCGATGCTAACGCTATTGCTGGGAACCCAGGCGATTGGCCCGGTCATGCTGGTTCTCGCCGTCGACCTGATCGTATTCGGCTCACTCATCGTGATCCTAATCACGGGGTCGCGTGATGGCAGGATGTCCATCGGCATTCTTGGTAGCGTGGCAATGGGCCTGCTGAAAAACCCGATGATCGTCTCCATCAGCCTTGGACTGATCTGGTCAGGTCTGCGCTTGCCGATTCCGGCACCAATGAACAATTTTCTTGCCATTCTTGGCAATGCGGCGACGCCTTGTGCACTGTTCGCAATCGGGGCTTCACTGGCCACAAAAGCTGCCGAACGCCCCTTTGTGGCGGGATGGCTATCGCTATGCAAACTCGTCCTGCATCCTCTTGCAGTTGCCATCACCGCCATCGCTCTCTTCAAGGTGGATCCTTATGCTGCTGCAGTCATGATCGCCGCCGCCGCGCTACCTGTAGCCGGGAACGTTTACATTCTGGCGCAACACTACGGCGTCGCCCCGCAACGGGTGTCCGCCTCAATCCTTATATCAACGACACTTGCTTTGCTCACCGTGTCGCTGGTAATCGGTTGGGTAACGCAAATGAATTGAGAATAGCCAGCACCAACAGGGGTTGTCACAGCCCCCTTAAAATGCTGACTGTGCTCAGAACACATTAACCCAAGGGAAGTCTCACCATGAAAATCGTCTCGGAAAATGCCTGCTTTGGCGGTGTTCAAGGAGTCTATAGCCACACTTCAGAGGCCTGCAGCTGCGACATGACTTTTGGCCTATTTTTGCCAGCCGAGGCTAAGGACGGCCCGGTGCCAGTGCTATGGTATCTTTCAGGTCTGACCTGCACCCATGAAAACGCTATGACCAAAGCTGGCGCGCAAGCCTGGGCGGCTGAGCAAGGCATCGCATTGGTGTTCCCTGACACCTCCCCACGCGGCGACGGTGCGGCCAATGATGAGGCATACGATTTGGGCCAAGGTGCCGGGTTCTACGTCAATGCAACGCAAAACCCTTGGGCGCCGCATTTCCGCATGTGGGACTATGTCGCCGAGGAACTGCCAAATCTGATCACATCCGAATTTGCCATCGATGCTGACCGTCAAGCCATCACCGGCCACTCCATGGGCGGTCACGGCGCGCTGACGCTGGCGATGAACCTGCCCGGACGTTACAAATCGGTTTCGGCGTTTTCTCCAATCTGCAACCCCACTGCCAGCGACTGGGGCCGCAAACAGCTCTCAGCCTATCTTGGCGACGACGAGAGCAAATGGACAGCACATGACGCCTCATTGTTGATGCGCGAAAAAGGATTTGACGGCCCAATCCTGACCGACACTGGCACCAACGACCAGTTCGGCGACCTGTTAAAAACCGAAAGCCTGTTTGAAGCCACCGCCGCACGCCGCCAACAAGCCAACCTGCGCCTGCAGCCGGGCTATGATCACAGCTATTTCTTTGTGTCCACATTCATGGAAGACCACGTCACCTTCCATGCAGAGGCTTTATATACGGGGTAAACCATGTCGCATTATGATCTGATCGTTATTGGCTCCGGCCCTGCTGGCCGCTCTGCCGCCATTCAAGCCGGCAAACTCAAGCGCCGGGTGTTGGTCATTGACCGCAAGGATCGTTTGGGAGGGGTGTCCGTCCATACCGGCACCATCCCGTCCAAAACCCTGCGCGAAACCGTGCTGAACCTTTCCGGTTGGCGCGAGCGTAGTTTTTACGGCAGATCATACCGCGTTAAAGACGACAT
Protein-coding sequences here:
- a CDS encoding biopolymer transporter ExbD, which gives rise to MRKRRQRTRIEPTIALINIVFLMLVFFMVAGTLSQPLDKDVKLVRTSDLEGRAPPDTLVVHSDGRLVYRGETVTSAQAFYAARPQDERDVVRVVPDEALSAITLVNLAKELRAEGATRVMIVTQRGIE
- a CDS encoding biopolymer transporter ExbD — its product is MRKQTRRRRLTMTSLIDVIFLLLLFFMLSSTFSKFAEVELSTANADGSKSSDVKKSFLQLGEETLRVNGQDIALEALPGTFSEISPDVETVPVIVSLQDDVTAQRLTDVLVVLRGIDRLRINVLGS
- a CDS encoding MotA/TolQ/ExbB proton channel family protein, with the translated sequence MNQIIESLRYTVDLGGPVVMILLLVSIITLATILYKLWQFSTAGVGRHRALKDSVAAWDRGDRSTAAHALNASTSYLAPVMEMAFSAGPEDLKRLEAEAEVRFARLESGFRLLDSVAQLAPLLGLFGTVLGMIEAFQSLQEAGSQVDPSLLAGGIWVALLTTAVGLAVAMPTAMVLSWFEGRMDAERVTAERAIASILRPQSGHNANSTVAADPAHA
- a CDS encoding cell envelope integrity protein TolA, which produces MMRRSVFVAAVAVLLSLLVHGLGLNFTTPELQQQSVENGASDLADVGGSFEDFAEAATVTKPEAVQTPDPPSVTPPEPVIEEAPTSQALVASDNPQDVMAPDTGTGEATKPDVIEPSESETSADDSAGPSGGEDDTNSDVAALQPDEIDNVTEVPEGTADGSIAPAEALTSEAVSEPSPTPETPDEQEVLEPVLPEVTVASAPDDPETLATEDADILSKSAVKTSVRPPKARPLGAALGQSGGAQKSGSVGVIESPLAAYKRGGADPFAGRRSGQSQGTGFSGSRNSGNASITNYAGRVLMQLNRSPILYASSQGTAQVSFEINPDGTLAWVRVLRSTGSPDIDRAASAQVRSAAPFPPPPGGASKRMSFVYRNRR
- a CDS encoding glutathione S-transferase family protein encodes the protein MAKLFHVPLSPFCRKVRLSLAEKRIECELTEERYWEQDPDFLRRNPAGKVPVLKIDGMVMAESSAICEYLEEAYPEPQLMPNDPKQRFEVRRMVSWFDDKFHHEVTSKLVYERVNKKVMKRGFPDSTNVKAGAKAIKYHLDYMAWLLDRRRWLAGDVMTLADFAAAAHLSSLDYISDVDWNRSDVVKDWYAKIKSRPAFRRILTDQVPGFPPPAHYADLDF
- the mtgA gene encoding monofunctional biosynthetic peptidoglycan transglycosylase: MAKSRKSKKSRKIPRINPIRFLRRWGLRFATLIVVVIVGVVVAHRWMMPPETYYMGQEEHRLGKISYRWVSIDEVAPVMARSIVAAEDANFCNHWGFDMNAIRDAIEDGGGRGASTLSQQTVKNTYLWHGRSWLRKALEALMTPLVELAWDKRRIVEVYMNVAEFDEGVFGVGAASRHYFDVAPSKLTARHAALLAAVLPDPKGRSAKNPSAWMKKRASSIMDGAATIDRDGRADCFED
- a CDS encoding AEC family transporter, which encodes MQDVFFQTLPFFLMIGLGFGAGRSGFFNAEATAYLTKFVFYFALSAMLFRFAANLSLAELFDLNFVLAYLCGSAFVYILASVIAMLRGMNIEETAVEAQCAVIGNVGFLGVPMLTLLLGTQAIGPVMLVLAVDLIVFGSLIVILITGSRDGRMSIGILGSVAMGLLKNPMIVSISLGLIWSGLRLPIPAPMNNFLAILGNAATPCALFAIGASLATKAAERPFVAGWLSLCKLVLHPLAVAITAIALFKVDPYAAAVMIAAAALPVAGNVYILAQHYGVAPQRVSASILISTTLALLTVSLVIGWVTQMN
- the fghA gene encoding S-formylglutathione hydrolase — translated: MKIVSENACFGGVQGVYSHTSEACSCDMTFGLFLPAEAKDGPVPVLWYLSGLTCTHENAMTKAGAQAWAAEQGIALVFPDTSPRGDGAANDEAYDLGQGAGFYVNATQNPWAPHFRMWDYVAEELPNLITSEFAIDADRQAITGHSMGGHGALTLAMNLPGRYKSVSAFSPICNPTASDWGRKQLSAYLGDDESKWTAHDASLLMREKGFDGPILTDTGTNDQFGDLLKTESLFEATAARRQQANLRLQPGYDHSYFFVSTFMEDHVTFHAEALYTG